A stretch of the Glycine soja cultivar W05 chromosome 13, ASM419377v2, whole genome shotgun sequence genome encodes the following:
- the LOC114381599 gene encoding uncharacterized protein LOC114381599 yields the protein METISKRFKELDVCGKVTLKSKLRKIAYLDLNFMCAPPEKVKTKGAQKRPVTKQQRSTKCDPSYWEYVDALHSMQNSNSLVKRSASSSEQPFERRVMPMLDQFHPCIHDSIVNIVDMKVDGNCGYRAVVALLGMGEDSWSLVRNHLLKELTKWSDDCINLVGGID from the coding sequence ATGGAAACCATTTCCAAGCGATTTAAAGagcttgatgtttgtggcaaagttactttgaagagtaaacttcggaAAATTGCTTACCTTGATCTAAACTTTATGTGTGCTCCTCCAGAAAAGGTGAAAACAAAAGGTGCTCAGAAGAGACCGGTGACCAAGCAACAAAGATCTACAAAGTGTGATCCCTcgtactgggagtatgttgatgcattACATTCTATGCAGAATAGTAATTCGTTAGTGAAACGTAGTGCATCATCATCTGAGCAACCATTTGAAAGAAGGGTCatgccgatgttggatcaatttcatccatgCATTCATGATTCCATTGTAAACATTGTTGATATGAAAGTTGATGGTAATTGTGGATATCGTGCAGTTGTTgccttattaggtatgggtgaagattcATGGTCATTGGTTCGCAAccatttgcttaaagaacttacAAAATGGTCTGATGACTGTATAAACCTAGTTGGTGGTATAGActga